Within Dermacentor albipictus isolate Rhodes 1998 colony chromosome 3, USDA_Dalb.pri_finalv2, whole genome shotgun sequence, the genomic segment TTGCTCGAGTACATTGAGAAAGACAAAAAAGCCCTTTATTTTACAATATCCGAAGGTTTCATCGGTTGTGATAGGCAATTTGCAAATATGGGATATACTTCTCCCATGATTTTCCCGCTGAACAATAAATGTCAACGTTAATGTATATATTGCCGTACTACAGGAAAATATGGTTTTCACCAATTTCACAAACCAGTGACGTAACATTCCCAtctgctaggcagatgttcagtctatgccaTGCAACACTTTTTCATTAATTAGCCTGTTAAATATCGTGCTACCGTCTTGTGTGTGACGTTACTAGCGACACCATTACTTCTGCTTTCTACTTCCGAGTTTACAGAAATTTCGGCAGCCGTGCTCATGTGGCGATTCTGTGCTTTGCTGTGTGGTAATCAGTGATTTATAATAAATTGTGATTATTCCACACACTCAAGTAATTCAACTTGTAACTAAaattatgctctgatatcatatataTAATGAAAATCATGAATTTTCTACTCTAATATTCTTTTCTATTTCTTCTGATTTAtattgaatttcgtccccggtcatctgaggaggtgaaccggaagtgatGCGCAAGAAACGAGAGCGTCATTCGACGATCATGTCACTGAAATTAGTTGATTTTACATGTTTATGTTTCATAGTGAACTTTAAATGGCGCTGCGAGATTTGGaagctttttaaaaaaattttcgcCCTTACATATGATATACACCATTATCAAAGTATCAATGTGCGAGGCGTAGGTCAAACCCATCATTCGAGGCAGTATGTTAAATGTCAATAAAAGTTATAAGTAAGACGTAATGCTTCAGGGTGGAAATTATTTGCGCCCATTAAATACGGTACAACAACCAAAAGCTAAATTTCTAGTTATTTATTAAATATGTGGTGCCCAGAGTGTTGACGAGCCGAGAGTTATTTCTATGTATTTATGTCTGCTTATTTTGTTGAATTTATGCGTATTCAAGATACAAGTTACATGTGCTTTTCGGCAAGGAGCGAATACTATGTATATACTTGGTATTCATGGAATTTAAAGCAAATGTTCGTTAGTTTCAAAAGTTTCAAACCACGCTTGACGTATTTTGTAGCTCACATTGAGCAATGTCTTCTGCTTCCTGTCTTGGAGTTATTAGAGCTGTGTTATATGCTGCAGCATCTGGTAGCCCGATAGGTACGCAGATGTATTCCAGCATCTTGCACAGAGTGTGTGGTCCTTGTTTTCTCATTCCCTCCCCGTATCACAGCTGGAAGATCCCAGTTAGTCAAAAGGACGATTCGTCATTGTGGGAAAAGTGTTTGTCCGCAACAAATAAACAAGTTACTGGCCGCTCAGACATCACCTGCCTACGCGCTCTGCCACAGGTAACACAATTCTCGTAACAGGCGCTGTAGCTCCAAACAAGGTGTTTCCCAATGAGGCGAGAATCCCGCAACGAGCTTCACCGGAATAAAGGAACATATGATGCTCGCGATTGCTGTAAAATTATCCCGGCAAGATAAAAACAGCAACAGCGACACTCGTATGCCAGCGGAAGAACCACCGGGCGGTCGTGGGCCAGCAACCCAGCCGTCTATGAAATTCCCCCTCTTCGCGTTCGCGAGCGTGCGTAATGTAGGCCTTTCGGCGAACGCCGTGGTCTTTTCCTCATGTGCAACCGCTGACCGAAGGGCGCGCACGCGACGACACCGTCTAGGCACGCGCGTGACCGCGTGTGAGGCGTGCGAGAGGCCAGGGTAAATAAACACCGACCGACGCAACAGCAGCGACCTCCTCGCGCAATCCCCACAACGCTGGCGAACAACGGTGTTTCCCCGACGCTGACTCGTTTGCCGTCTGACGCGCCGGCAACGGACGCCGAAAAGAACCCGCTCTTCCCAACCTCCTCGTACCGTCGTGTCAATCCGGTTTTGTGACATCACTACGTCTCGCCCGCCAATCGGGAGCGTCCCAGCGCGACTGCCACGACGTTCGATAGCGGAAAGGCACGCGTGCCTGGCCACATCCTCGCAGCGCCGCACGCCACGGCGCACGCACGCGCAACTTCTTGTGACCGCGTCGGGCGGCGGTGTGAAGGGACACGCGCGGGGTGCTCGAGCATGTACTTCGGAACACCCCGTGCTATACGGGCGATAATGATGACGTCAGTGACGTCACCAACCAATCAGCGGGCTCGCTGGTGTCCGACGCCGCGCCCCATTGGCCCCAGAGAACGCACGATACAACGCCGTGCACGCGAGCACGTGCCAGGGCTCAAATTTCTCTGACGTCAGCGAGCCGGCCGCGACCGACAGTCTAAATGGCGTCGATTTCGTTCGGAAATTGTCAGTGTTGGCTCCGCGCTTTACCTAGACGGGCACACGCAGGGCAGTGCGACGACGCACCGGGCCGCTATATACACGTCGATAGACCAAACCGGGAGCCGCTACAACCGGCAACGTGCTGCAGCCATGGCCCTGTTGGAAGACGGATTCCGATACCTGTCCTCCCTCGCCGACCCCCGGGTCCAGGGTTGGCCCATGGTCGACAGTCCGATCACCATGATCAGCATCGTGGCCGTGTACATCTCGTTCGTGACTACGGTGGGGCCACACTGGATGCGCGACCGCAAGCCCTACAACCTCAAACCTGTGATCATGGCGTACAACCTGGCCAACGTCATCGCAAGCGCCTACTTCGCCGTCCAGTTCTTCCGGCACACGTACTTCGGGGGTGGCTACAACTGGGCCTGCCAACCGGTGGACTACTCTGACAACCCGAAAGCCGTGGCGCTGACCAACCTCGCCTGGTGGTACATGTTGCTCAAGATCGCCGACTTGCTGGACACCGTCTTCTTCGTGCTCACCAAAAAGCAGAGCCACGTCACGGTGCTGCACGTCGCCCACCATGCCATGGTTGTGTGCACCGTGTGGCTCGTGCTGAAGTACGCCTGTGGCGGCAACAACATGCTGACGGCGGCCGTCAACAGTTGTGTCCACGTCATCATGTACGGCTACTACTTCCTCTCCCTGCTAGGCCCATCGGTGCAGAAGTACCTCTGGTGGAAGCGCTACATCACCCAGATACAGCTCATCCAGTTCGTCGGTCTCGTAGCGCACGCCGTCTCGCCTCTATTCGTGCGATGCGGCTTCCCCCTCTTCTTCAGCTGGCTATGTATCAGCGAGTGCATTTTCTTCTTCCTCATGTTCTACCGGTTCTACCGCAACAGCTACAAAAAGCTAGTCAAGGATTGTTAGTGCCCAGTCAAGCTATACTCGAATCACTTCAGCAGGGACCATTGCCGGCAACCGACTGTCTTTCCTGGGATATTCAAGTGACCGTGCAATCTGTGAGCATCGCAGCAACAGCTCGCAACACTTGCCCATCTGTTGGACATCATCGTGAGCGTTTTCTCGGACAGGTCAGGGTGCAGCATGCGTTAACGCATGTACCGGACGTTCGGTGGTGTCAGAAGCAGCATGCTTGCGACATTCACGCAAGCACACAACTCCGCCGATCGAGGACAGAGACTGTGAGAAGACGAAAGATCCGCACTCGCCGGCAATTATACAGGCGCGTCTACATCGATGGGATCGTCTGTCTTCGCATCGAAGGTTGTCACGTGCATGCACTCATACATACTCCAAGACTCTATGTACTACGACAATAATTCGCAAGATAAAGCGACAGGCGGCAGAAGCAAGAGGAGGCGGCTGAAGCGCTTGTATTGCACATACGACGTGCCAGGCACAAGGGTTGacgaggcgtttttttttttctatttccgtttgccaaattttcttcttctctttttcttcatttaggCGAGCGCAATCTGCGTTCCCATTCCGGTCTCGCTTCGAAGACGGCCTCCCGTAGTTTGCTTTCATTGTCACTATCGTCGCTTCGTCGGCCCAGACACGCAGGATGGTACTCTCGTGCTCCCCgtgctcccccctccccttcctcgaCGACGCCTTTTACCAATACTTCCTCTTGCCATAGGCGCCCTTTGCGTAAAAGTCACGCCAACTGTTCTCATGCCCCGTGTAACAGTTATTTGGCTCATGAttcccagaagaaaaaaaaagaataatacagACGGCTCCGGAAGACATGGTCTCGACGACAGCGGTGAACGCGCAGGGCCCCATTGAATGCGGTCGTGAGTGCGACCCTGCCGACGGTGGGGAGATTGGTATCGGCGCTTGCAGGAGAAAGGTCGAGTGGTCACAGACCATCCTCTTCGCCTCCCAAGTCAATCTTCCGCTCTCGAAAACAATGCGAGGTCGTGCAGCCACAAAACGCCGCATATCCTTCCTACGGGGAAACGGTGAGGCGCCATATCAAGCAACGGCGTTACCTTGTGTTTCCAATGGGCGAATCAAATTACCTTCCCTGTCCCGCGTCTTCGTGCTAATACTAGTCCTAAGGGCAAGAATGACGACGCAGTGGCGATGGATTTTAGATCGAGCGAGTTAAAGTAATGAAAGCGTGTAAGTTTTGCTCGTTATGTTCGTGTTACATCAACGATGAAAGCCTGGTAAAACAATGTTGAAAGCAGCCGCGAGGACCGGGAATGTCTTTCAATGTGAATCACTGATGAGGGTGCACGCGTAGTTTCTTAGGGCGCGTGGGGACCACCACCTCCAGTGGCCTTATGATGATAAAAGCTTGTAAAATATAACATATGTTTTGTCGGAAAGCCATAGGTAGTATAATGTGAGACGGCTTTCGTACTGGACAGGTCCTCCTCGCGCATTGAGCCGTGCCCTGATTATGCCACCCACGCTCCATGTGATATTTTGTCCACGGTCGTCGACCGCAACGTGTACGGACATACCTCGAATGCTCAATTTGAGCTGCTCTGTATGTGAATGTTTGTATTTCGATTGCCATTTTTATTCTAAAGCGCAGTGGAGTCTCTCGCGAGGCCTGTTTCGAGGCTGTGAATAACGCAGACTCGCAAGAGAAGCGCGTTCCATCACTGATCGAAAGTTTACGGGTCTCGAGGTCCTAGCCACACTTGCTGAGAAACTGTGGCGGTAGCGAGCTGTTATTACTCCACAAGCGAGTTCGTCTTCCTATGCGTATTCGCTCTCATCAAACGCTTTTATCCCTACCTATTTATTTTCGTTGTTGCCTGACACCTTTTACATCTGTACATAAGTCGTGTTTGCCTTTTTGTTTCGCTCTGTCTTGTATTGAACCATGAGAGAATGAATTTCGCTTTTTTTTCATCTTGAATCATATCATCCTTCcgaattaaaaaaatattgaagatACAGAAACTGGTGGTTTTGATTCTTTTGTTGCGCCTTGTGGAACAAATATTTTATGGATGCCCGTGACAATTCATGCGCGCATTTCTTCGTGCAGTGACTTCAATGGATGCACTTTACTACAACTTCTATGTAGGCCACGAAAAATACAATGAGGAATACTCTCGACTAGTCTCAACCACTTTCACGTCTTTAACGCGCACGTAAATAAACAAAAACTATacgttcggtttttttttttcattctgctttCAAATTGAAAGGAACCTGCAAACAAACCCACGTACTTGTACTCCTAATGCCATTAGGCTGCCTTTCGGCGAAGAGTGTGACGAGGTTCTTTATGTACAGTGCACTTTCAGAGTGTCATTGCCTCTGCCTCGTTCGTTCAATGTTTCACCTTACGCAAACTTTCTTGGTTAAGTGCCTTATCACGTCTAAAACAAAACCCCTCTGGTATGACTGCGGACTTCATGTCGACGTCTGTCCGCGAGACTCTTATTCATACAAATTCCAAAATAACACATTTTCTTTGCTCAAGTACTTTTTGTCTTCACTGCATGAGAAAGTCTGCTCGATTATGTACGCATTAACTGACCAAAATTTGAAATTTTGATCTCAGAGGCGCAGAAGATATTCTTCATATAAATACTGCTCAGCCTACGTCAGCCGAGACACGTACACATTCTTTCTAGTCACTCCTTTGAAGAGCTTGGACAACGGGGACGGCCAACCTACATTGCCAGTCTAAAGTACAGATTCACTCTATGTCGTGAATAGAGTGCTGTCCCTAGTAAATTTAGGCGGCGGAGCAGAAAACGTCCCTTTATACTGGAAATAAGCTCCAAGTTGTCCATTACTTCCCacatgcaaataaaaaaataaaaagagccCAGCAGTTTTAAAGAGGAATGACCCAACAAATAAGAAATCAGTAAATGCGCTGTTTTTTTAGGTTGAGGGAAACACTATAGTAGCTCATTCTGCGACATTAATTTATGTACGCAATCTTTCCCACACGGCAAAGTAAGAGCTACCTTCGTATAAGATAGCAGGAGGCAGTGGCCTAAGCTGTTGCCTCGAAAAAGAAGCTTTAAATCTGTGAGGCTTGTGTGTGAGATTCAGTCACAGTCGAATCAGTCAAATCACCATGAAAACTTACCGACCTGCCCAACCTACCACATTTGCTAGAATCAGTTTGGATAAAGCATTGTTTTTTTATACGATGCATTAGCATTCTCGCACCGGCATGTCAAGCTGCGTTCTGGTTTAGCGCAGTACTCATTGAGAGTGGAACGGCCTGGTTAGGATTTTAGAATTGTTCCCACCAGAAAGCGAATTCATTGTTCGCGACGTTTTTAACCAGTGAGTGAATGCGAACGTTATTTAGGTCCCGAGGAGGAAGAATTAAATCAATCCTGCGGCTCCACCCAGGTCGGGGCCGCTAGACAGATTCCTTCGGCAACGGtccgggccctctggacaggtttgagctgagcgatgagctttgtgcttctgagcgctgagtcCCAGGAGAACTACTGATCAGGAAAGTCCGTTGCCGCATTGGcatgggcacagccagagcatatgTTCGATGTTGTATTCGTAGCCGCAGTGGCGGCATTCAGTAGAACGGTCTGGATTGATCCTGCTTATTGTCGTTGGTGTGATGTATGTTCTAGTCTGCAACTGTCTGTAAGTGAcggcctgtgctttttttttaaatttgagtgaggaggaggaaaaattcGTCGTCCTAACCTATGACTTTAAGTGATTTCGTGGTGTGACACGAGTGAGTCTTTGTTGTCTAGGTCCCTCTAGGCTAGGTCGAAGCGAAGGGGTGACCGCAGACGCGGAATGCGAGTTCCCACGCCATTTTATGTGCCCACTCTTTTGGATTACAGTCAGGACGTCCGGAAACgttgcccatgtgggccgggaaccatgtgATGTGTGGGGACATGAGGTTGTAATCACCCGTTTTTTGGAAGAAGAGTTTGTTTACAACCGTAGCTGCTTTCCAAGAGACGAAGGCTGCCGAGAAGGTTCTAATGACTGTTCTTGAGTCCGAGTAAATGACGGAGGCTCCTTTGCAGCTTCGAAGGGCTACCGCGATGGCCATTTCTTCCGCTTCATGAGTGAAGTTGCTAACTATACCGTGGCTGCGTTGACGAGCGAGCCATGAGCTTCCACCACGGAGACCGCGTAGGCGCCTCGATTCCAATATCTGGTCGCGTCAACAAAGAGGACTTGCGTTTCGTTACGTTTGATGTTGTCGAGGGTTGACATGGCTCTCGCTATTCTCCGCCCTCCGTTGTGGGTCGGGTGTATGTTTCTTGAGATTGAATCAACTTTTATTGCCCTCTTGGCGTTTGTGCATAGTTACGACTTCTCTGGTGACATGAAGAGGGGCTGTCTGCCTGCTTCTAGTAGGATCTCGGTGCCCGCCTTTGTGAGTGTGAGCTGACTAATTTGGGCTTTCGCTGTTCTTCAAAGAGTTCGGTTGCCGTGTTGTGTAGCCCCAGTTGGAGGAGTTGTTCTGTGCTAGTGTTTACAGGGAGGCTTAGCACCTTTTTTAATCCTGTTCTAATTAGTGTGTCGATTTTTTCAGCTCCGTTTTCTTCCAGTTAAGGAAGGGGGCGGTGTAGGTTACGTGGATGATGAGGAAGGCGTGAAATGCTTTCATAAGGTTGCCCTCTTTCAGTCCGTCCCTTACGCTGGCGAGCCGTGATATGACCCTGGTGAAGTTGAGGGCACTCTTTTCGATGCATTTTAGTGCCTCCGCGTTGTCATTGCTGTAAGTGGCTTCCTTCTTCAGGGAGAAGTGACAACAGGGGTGGCGGGATGCAACCTTTAAACGCCCTTCGTGATAGTAAAGTGATTAGTTGTTCCAGTTAGTACATATTAACGGTTTGAAATCCAGCTGCAAAGCACTTATGACTGAGAACACTGAGAACAACACGAATAAGACCGCGGGACGAGGCTGGATGATAGCGGTGAGGATGTTGAGCTTCATGGTGCAGATTTGACTTCCCTTGCGTCCGTGACTAATGAAGTGAATCGAGAGTGGCCGACTTCAGGAAGGGTCGGAGACTTTGCTTCTCGCCGTGCGTAAACCATGAATGTACACTGAATGGACGCTTCCAGGGATACGGGTGTGGGCTggtcgccctccccccccccccccttggacATGAAAACTCTCCGCCTGTGCATTTCAGTAGCATATTCAAATGCGTGTTCCTTTATTATTCGAACGGCGAGAATTTTTCGGGTGCAGCGAAATGATTGCGCGCCTTTTTTG encodes:
- the LOC135905521 gene encoding very long chain fatty acid elongase AAEL008004-like produces the protein MALLEDGFRYLSSLADPRVQGWPMVDSPITMISIVAVYISFVTTVGPHWMRDRKPYNLKPVIMAYNLANVIASAYFAVQFFRHTYFGGGYNWACQPVDYSDNPKAVALTNLAWWYMLLKIADLLDTVFFVLTKKQSHVTVLHVAHHAMVVCTVWLVLKYACGGNNMLTAAVNSCVHVIMYGYYFLSLLGPSVQKYLWWKRYITQIQLIQFVGLVAHAVSPLFVRCGFPLFFSWLCISECIFFFLMFYRFYRNSYKKLVKDC